In Metopolophium dirhodum isolate CAU chromosome 9, ASM1992520v1, whole genome shotgun sequence, the genomic window tacctgtttacgtggaactttgttttaaattttcaatctttagctataaaagttgaacattttataaatttaactacaaaatcatttttcaattttcaatttgataaattttataaaaatgtgagctttaaatgcttgtaaaaaaaattgtgcctatgtatttttactatttttcaactgttaggtattataacaatatatcagaagccttgtattcaatttttcacttttttgacccaacaaaaaaaatttgatttacatcatttatagaaaaaaattaattttgatctcccgaatgcaccaaatagattcactttcccatcgaacaagatactgaagatgaaaatcgaagcattatttcgactatacttatcgtgtacacagacacaaaacataaaaataagtaaaatcaatacataatcGCTCCGCTCAGTCTAGAAAAAacgtttcgaaaaaaaaataaaaaatttatgaatacctacttactaattaatattaaataacaaaaggactacctaaataaaatttgtatttattattatgcgctAAATTAATAGTGTCCAAAGTTACACAAAAAACACCGCTTTTTAAACATACTTTAcagttaaactttttttttttattagataacttgtattttatactcatttacctataatatagtgtatacctacaaaattaaaaattcattgaaAACAACCACACTTCAATAACGCATTATATTGTTACTTGTACTTTGTACAAATTACAACCATAGTGgcgtgtatcataaaaaaaatgggtgctagtaaaacaattttaggtGATCCCTTTCGGCtatcactcataatattattataccgaacCATAAAATGTCCTATTTTtcttctattaatatttaatactcacCCACCTATATTTAAGGTGTTTTCTGAGCAACACTTGGaccctatattatacatttacacgcCACTGATTACAACTATCTGGGTATCAAACATTCAAACATAAACAAAAGTCCTAATCGTTAAATCGTGTATATTAACACgggttattattgtattatttagaaattacaaaaattaataatcctctatcaaaatgaaaatgaaaatctaaaaattgcATTCctagttgttttaaattttaatttaaagggTAATCGAAAGGTATAATACAAATAGTATAGCGTAGGTAGATCTAAGGTATCTACTGCAGATGGCGTGGGCGAACGCTATTAAGTTGTATACAATAGTTTGAATATTAGTAACCTATATTGATGTCTGATAAGCAGTGTTGCATCCTATAGGATTTTTTttgtggagggggggggggttgcaacatattttttaaaacaatattataaatacatatttttaaaaaaacactattattacttattagttattatattataaggtaatttcatattattaattatataatgtacaatacgtgtatacgtatttataagttataagtaggtataaaagtttatacattcctaggtataatattataagttttatgcCACAACTTACAATGTAACTATTTGTATTTAACATATATACAATGTGTACATGTCTGTgacaaatcaatatatttaaattcggGTTTTTTACGGTTTTAAGTATGGACATTTTAATCGAATGACCCaagattcaaatttaaaaatgttcaaaagaattgtattaaatttttacattttcaagataATGATTTTTGgtgatgttttttaaaaaaaatattaaaactatctaAAAATCGACCAAGTTAAAGCAAATTAAGTTGTTTTTCTTCGTAAGAATTAAAGTTACCTTATAGTTAGCAAAACACGAATCGCATAATAAATATCGATTGCAACTCTGATTTTTTTATGACAAtctgtgtaaatatataattatcagtgaagcatgtaaaaatgtattttaagaaaaaaaatttaaatattttgccaTTTAATTAGAATTTACACACTCATTACTGTAAAAaactgcattaaaatatattgattttccacggAGATACTAAGGGTGATATAGAATTTTTGGGACATACACGTTATGTATAGCACGGCTAATAGTCCAAAGGGGCCAGGCGCCCAGGCCCCTCTGCCCCTTTTAAGTCCGCCTCTGCTGATAAGTGATCCATTGATGTCATcaacatatacatttaatatattatatatattatatttatggctATATACCAGTATATAGTATctattacgtatataataatcgGGTCAAATCGTTATATAGGCGAATGACGAAAACATCAACAAGTCCccctcatatataatataaatgagaaAAATAGCAGACGTACAGTCCACCCCGAGCTGGGGCGGGTTGACCGTTGACCTTGTTTAAAAACCCAATCAATCGCGTGCGTCCATAACTTAATATACctgcaataatataaattatatatatatatatatcaatgcGTGCATATAAAAGTCCACTCCCCCTTGCAAGAACCAGCAGGACCCTGTACCGCTCAgcacacatcatattattaatatattattaggtatataagcTATACCTgtgtatattacatttacatatatctatatacttCCTATCATTATATACCGTTACCGcgtgagtataatatgtaaatgtggTGGTCGGCAGTCGGCACATTGGCAGTCCGTTTTTCACATTACCGGCGACGGCCGCTGACGGCTTTttcgttcttttttttttatcacgagACACGTCCGTCACTTCGCCGATGTCACAATAGTACACAATTATGTTTCGGTCTTGTTTTTGTTGCGGTCTCGCTCCTCCTCGTCGTCGCCGCAGTGTTGTGGCGTCTCTGCCGCCGAAAGACCTCGCCGTTACGCCGGTCCTTACCACATTGGCAACGGCTAAACGCAGATACAGATTTCACAATTCCGTGCACCGGGACAAACGAAATAAACTGCACCGTAAACAGAATATATCTCTCAATCACACCGTGTTCGTAGTGCCCAGGCACGTACCGTCGTGTTCGCCGACCACCGTCGAGTAAGAtctttacataaaatatataactaggcTTCATTACATATTTTGATCCATCGTATTTTCTCCATACGACCATATACATGCATTTGGTATAATATTCATGAAAATGGCACCACTCTAAGTATGGGTTGAACTCTAAAGTCGCGACTACCTATATGGATAtgcctgtatagtgtatatagtgTTGTAGGACTAcactgtaggtatattatgtgcaGACTTAGGTATAATactcttaaaaattatttttaataaatactcgaatacctacttatgaaaaatagtattaagATTTCAGAATATGTATACGAAtactaattcataaaaatagacaatagtattccgaataaactaataaagtattccaaatattttttagttttcgttttaaatattaaaccaacGATACTTTTCTTCGAGAAAATGAGAAATTAGCACCaatatatagaatttaataattctaaatataatataattaaagttgTTCATTcgaattgtgtataatattgtaaatatttccaGAATAACAAGGAAActagaaaacaattattattgttaataaagtatttttttttaagaataaaaacttttaaaaaatattctaaatagtcatttaaaatacttttgggaaaagtattccgaataacgaaatagactgattatgtttttttttttttatttttataatttttatttacaatctgttacaataaaatgaacaataagtaaaatagataatagaatAAGTGGCTTGAGGAAAGGATGGATTTAAGAAGCTTTCCAGTGAAGACACTTTGTCAGAGACTGATTATGTGGCATAATTTATGTCCAGCTAAGGATATAAGATTGGGCTAGGGCTATATATATGTGGATAagacgtaaatataatatgtacctactataattggGGCGAgagtatttttaagttttaacgaaTATCACTTAGCTTATCTGTGAAatgtgtaaaaacatttttactattgtatctacctacatatctatatattatactataatatacatgtacacGAAAAATCACACCATCCCCTCATTGTATCAATGAataacagtatatatttttgacagcaaatctacatttaaatatataagtatttaataataattagttgtacacgtattatatacaggtacaatatatacctattgtagcCTGAAggtatattaaactataaatgcataactatatacaaaaaattaaatttggaaaaactaATGACCATAGCCCGTAATAACTAATgttttggataaaaaaaaaaaataggcataggtatataatatacataaataacagCGTACCTGAATTTTTTTTGTCGTCAGTTTTGAGTCTTCTATGAGAACAACGTTTTCCATGACCGTGGTACCGGAGACCAGCAGACAGGAACACAACAACAGAAAAATATCCGATATAGACTATGACATCCGTCGTACTCCCATTCGTCGCGCGGAATCGCCTGGCGGCGGAATCAAATCGTCAGACGAAGAATATGATGCCCGGCGACAAACTCCGGCCAACCACACGCCGTCAAATATTCCGGTCGAAAACCCTGGTGGCAGCGCAATATTGGGAACTCGACTTGTCGACCCCGACGATCGGCTTCTGCCACAACAGCAACAAGTGATTAGCGATCAGAAAAAATCACCGACGCAGTCTGAAATGAATGATTTCGATACAGATCTCGTCAAACCGGCCAGTGTTAAGCAGCAGTGTTCGACTGCAGGCGCAGAGGTTCAACCGCAAAACGAGTGAGTCCATCACGGCCGCTCTTATTGGACTTACGAGGCCTAGGGAAAAATATCAACGTGTGCAGTGTTAAATTTAAGGGGGGCCAGAGAGGCCCGCCCTCCCCACCCCTATTGACCCAGCATCTAGGTTAATAAACTGggcagttttaaatatttgtgtcgtAAAACTTGGAAAAATACAAAggaccccccaaaaaaaattctAGATCCGCCACTGAATTTGCATGGCCCTCGCCCCTCCTAGAGACCTTCTACCTAAAtacttaaacataaataaaactttttattataattataattttagaaaaaaattacagtagattatatacaatatgcaaATTTCattgaacgtttatattagtattttctatacaccaattttcaaaatattttgattcatgttgagctatttattggaatatgaaatattctattattattatttttttatcaatatcgataaaaaatgtttgctcCGTCAAGACTTTAAAACGTAATATAAGGTTCCTTGCAAGTTGTGTtagtgaaaattttaaaaaaaattgagcgtaAATCAACAATAGATTTTTATAAGCCATGAGCGtctaaagtttgaattttgacaaaattttttttctataaatgtcaataaaattgtatttgttggattaaaaatcttgaaaatttaatacaaagctacacagttttacaatatcagtttaaaaatattaaaaatagatagacaagatttttttataagcatttcaattttaaagttcaaattgaataatactataaattatattttattatatatttatatcatataaaattactttttcattCAGTTCAAAAAAAAGTTTGACTTCCAAATGCGAGGCCCTGGGCCCCGCAAGACCCCCGTAAGAGCAGTCCTGAAGTCCATACTCCATACAATGCAGAGCCGTAGTCAGAAAATTGTTTGTTCGTGAGGAGAGgcacttaatacattttttcttatagTTTTGCCTAGTTTTTCTGTACACTTGCCCCCAGTGCATCCCATTGGTTACGGAACTGATACAacgtacaaactacaaactcaATAATAGTGTGTACATTTATACCTaagcgatatattatatagacgcgGTACGACTAGGATAGGATTAGTCTATCATATACTCATCATGGGGTCATCTAGGAGTGCTGGACGACTCCCTTCCGACAAtgggtatttatatttattctcatatatatgtatattatatatatttttcttacgGTTTACTAACATTTTGGGCCCTACCAGACGAGTCTAAAGGAGGTATCGCTGAGTAGTGAGTACGGTGACAGTATGTTAGCACCTGCAAGCAAGCTTATCCATTTAGAAAAATACACCTGTtgtgttcattattattttcattatattttcgaGTTGGACGGTAAAGGAATCCAATTGTTACACCTCTGTAGTTTGGCAAAagtattaatgatttttttactactgaaaaataaaataggaaCATTAATTTCAATTACATACATGCATAATATGAGATGACTGAGATTATAgtctacaaaaattatttacttgcgTCTGTCTCCTTTGGCAAAGTAACACGTACCTATCAGAATTCAGAGAGAAGGGCAATGACATTTTCGCACTTCGAAGTCTATCTAgggtttttaatgaatttattcgtAATTTGTTTTCATACAGTAAAAAACCTGTGGCTGAAGTAAAACCTACGAAGTCTGTCGTGCAACCACCGGCGCCACCCGCAGCACCAACGGTCGAAAGGAGAAGGTCCGTCGGAATGAACCTGAAAAAACGACCTAGTGAAATTAGACCAAATCTCACTCCGTTCAACGAACCTCAAAGAGCTCTACATTTGGTTTCTACTCAGATCAATAGTCCGGAATGGTATAGTTGATGGAACTTACTAAAAATTACAATCACAACTTTGGCTAGTAGGGGAGTGAACATGGGCGCTTAGCTCCGCCAAATGAATATCTGTATGAGCCTCCCCTAATACCAGAGATAAAAATAAGAAAGCTTTCGGACCCACCCTATTCTTTCCACAAAAATATAACCCACTGAGCACTATATCATTGTTATACCTGAACCTGGTTTATACAAgcaattagtttattatgtcattatttttatcgattaaCAAGTTATACGGTTACGTTATAACAGGGAAGCGGCCGTCACGGGTCTACAGAATATTTCACGACTGTCCATGTTCCACAGTAAAGAACTGCGTCCGGGTTCATTGCAGCCATTCGCTCGCAATGTGGCTAAACATATTAAATGTCTCCGATCTCAGGTGGCGCGAGCCGCGTGTACGGCTGCACAGAAAATGTTTACCTACGTACCGAAATCAATGGAACCGGTACGTCGACGACACTGCTAACGGACCGCCGAGGCAATAAACagacattcaaatattttttgaaatcgtaacatttttgtttaggaCGTTGAAGAAATCGCATCGGCACTGTTTCCGCGTACAGCGGACACCAATAAATTTCTTCGGGTGCAGAGTGCAGAAGCTTTGAACGCAATGGTCGACAACGTAAATCCCGTAAAATGCGTGCATGTGATCACAGCTAAAGGGATAAAGTGAGTTTTGTCGCATCATCTAAAACGAAATtggatataatatagaataagaaaagtaatttttacatttaattttctaGACATGGAAATCGAATGGTCCGTGCTGAAGCGTGCCGTCTCTTAGCCAGAGTGGTCGATAAACTCGGAGTCAGTGGAACTCTTCATTTACCAACAGATGCTAGAGATGCAGTGATAACTGCTGCCACTAGCATGGTATTCGACAATACGCCTACTTCTCGGTAAGTAATGAATCGTAACTATAACACTAATTGAAGATTGATTTCGTATAACTAGAAATATTTTCGTATGTTTTTAGTCAAGCCGCTCAACATATATTAACTAGATTGAGCGAAGATCCGAGAGGTGCAGCATTAATATCATCAGCAGCTTCACCAAATGTAAAAGCTACATTAAATAAATCGTTGTCAAGAATATttcttaaatgaaatatttttttgatcaacaattattgatttgttaaaatcaagtgaacatattaatatattttaacctataacattttgtacaatcttcattaaaatattttttttatcatttttattaagaatggtaatatatttttatttacataatattgtttttatatttacataatttcgtaattattcattgttttttatgactaaaattaaaacaacataaataataaaggaATACGgaaaagatattaaaatatgtacacaatattgttgtgacaaataacaaaatactagttaaattaaaataaataaaaacaaattacaagtaaatagtaatacataataataacatttttacttgGTTTAATTTATGGTGATGGACTACAGCATTGTTTATAAGCTTAAATTTAAAGTGTTTATTGTAGTTTTGACCGCTCAATGGCAGTATTATGATCAtcctgaaaatataaaaattatatgatttggTCCACAGgctatattttagtaaattaaaataaattaaatattaacctcACTATAATCCAAAATTGGTACAGTACTAGAAGtggacaaatttaaaaataatgttaattttgaatatcaaatgtttagctaaaacaaaatgttaacaACTTACGTTTCATACAATGAACCTGGTATGTTTTCTTCAACCCATTTTAAATCATCATCCTATAGATTatcaatcaaaattaatatatttaatgcaatactataaaaaaattaaatacatacaagtTGTGTTTGACTTTTAGTGCTACTATTTGAAGCGGGATAGTCTTTGTATGGTGTCACATTAGAATTATTGTGGTTGGTATTTGTAGTGGTTCTCATCTTAACATctgaacaaatataataaacattgaaaaaaatctttataagtgcaataataaatattttatacctccATTAAAAGtatctttaataaataattcggTTTCGTCTCTATCATCATCTGGAGCATCTAACAATGGAGTAAATGCATATCTATGTAACATAAcaagtattgaaatattaattattattatgaatttaaaaaaaaactatatgttAACCTTTGATTGTTATTAGTTGGTCTCCAGAGTATCATAATCACtagtaaaattatagaaaactcAATATGCCAAAATGCATCGTCTAGCCATTGTTCCTTCCAATTCTacattattgacaaaatattaatgtttattaaataatttaatacattttttaattaacttacacCACCACAATCTGACAATCGTTGTGTTTTTATAGAATACAACATGAACAAAGTTGAGGTCACAACGGTGAAACCAAGAACATTggtaaaatgtgtatataattgGAGTTTAACTGCAttccttaaaataaaatgaaacgtGTGAATAAATAAGTTTACATGTACAATggataatgtataaaatacaatcagATGTCAATGTGTCtgttacaaaataaatcataattagaaCTTCAATCTTTAACAATTTTTTCTGACATAATgagtttattttagttaataatgtCATAAACCATGAAACGACTTTACTgtcttaatattgtatttgacaataatataatataatatatgcatcgcataatattaattacataccTGCGAAGTCTTAAGGCCCTAGTTGTCTGAGTTAGGGCAGCAAATATCCAACAGACAATTCCAGAATCTAAAGCAGCTAATGGCAATTCAACTAATAAAATCTCTGCACTCATATTACTTGACAATCGAAAATAGGATTCCATTAATGACATTGCTAGATATAAAGAACTGACTCCTAAAACCTTTGGTAACAATGGACCTAATCTGGgcctaaataataacatatttttataaatttaaaaatgactataataaatcattattttaccaaatactTACTTGACAATACCAAACCCTAAGCTTACTATGATAACCAAAGTCCGCGCAAGTGTTCTTTTTAAACAAGAAATCACTTCAGCCATGGTCATTActccataaatattatctaaatgtcCAGTAAGGTTCAATTCATGATATTCAGCATAAAAGGCAGCTTTTTCAACCATTCCTGAAATGTAATAGTTGGTAAATTTCTGTATATTTTGGATTGATAATTACTGCAATTATTTACCTAGAAGAATGACAGCTCCAATCCAAAACTGTATTTGAAGCAAATCCCTCCattgcataaataataaaaccagcCAGGTTATaccaaaaaatatgtaaacgaAACACATGAAGCCGTAAAACTAAAAGAATGTTagatttgaataaaattgtattcatgtacattgtacaatgtattttgttaaaattaattacatgtaACAATGGCCAATTTGTAGCTGATAAATAGCCATGTGGTCCTTTCATTGAAATTTCTATATTGGCAGTAAATTTGTCATCACTTTGAACATATCTGTTATCTTGTTTAACTGTTGCTGTTAGTAAGTACACTCCATCTGTTAATACTGTATAAACTCGATGATTGGATCTctatttgtgaaataaaataaaatgtttcttcacagtaaaaataaatagatattatctaaatcttttaaataattaggcaaattatacttatttcaaaataaaatcatgttttaaatatataatagtcatAGTTatatcacaataaattattacattaaacaaGTATAGTTCGAAACAACacattatcaaaaacaaaatgtctatAGTCTTCACATAGAAGTGAATTTATATAATCTGAACATTGAAATACAGATATGTattatcttgttttaaattgatgatgagtttaataatttagttcacataaaaattgtgaatattctcaatatatgtattttaaatgacttatagtataatatgttttattttatagctcatgctatataattatctatagaactatatattttaatttaagctgATAAAAATCACTTACTTGTAGtgctttattattagttttattagtttCATACAACGATAAATCAtcctacaataaaaaaaaaaaatggtataaattatttactgaaatataatttttataacaagtATAAATACCAAATCTACTCCACTGGCACACGAGTATATTTTTTCTCCAGAATTCACATGGTTCATGTATGTATTATTGGTATTAACGTCATTATTAATATCTTCTATTTGGAGTTGTTTTATGAGctaaaattatttccaaatataagtaataaattattactaataaccattgatgatattaaataaaaaaagagaaCTTACTCCGGGGCCAAGGTTTAAGTAATCATTCCAACACTGAGGTTCTGTCAGGATCCAACCGACAGAGACATTGTACAAATCGCTACAACTGACTgtaatacaaatcaaaattagaaaatttgtTTATCATACTACAGTAACAtcaatatatgaataaatttacttttaattgatatttcagTGCCTTTAAATAGGCTGCCGAcacaatattgtacaaaattgtcctgaaaaaattaaaattaaattaaatatatcgtCAAACTTTATGAATTGCCGAATACGTTGGCATAGTAAACACCTCACATTGTCCATAATGGAGGACCATGATCCTTCACCAGGTCTCACAGCGTGACACGTAAACGCTAAGAAAGTACAATACAAAAAGTGAATCAGGACATTTGACAACAttgaaaaaatgtcaaataaaattttataatagcaattcgtattaattgaaataaaataaattgttcactACGTTCGTAAAAGCAATAAATTCGCATTCAATattctaaaatgttttaaaatgttataatgtaaataaatgtatatcttATCACTGTCGAGTGTTGATACTTATTCATTGATAGCGATGTTTTATCTTAACAACATATTAACCAATAGAGGTTCAGGACATTTCCCaccatatatttgaaaaaaaactcaaaattaatagtattgattgaaatttgaaattattaaaactcaGATAATgatcttacctttaagtttgataattggTGAGTccctaaaatatccaaatttttgTACTACACACATAGTCCCACATCggtcaaatctaaattatttctagATAAACACTTAAAACACTAGTATACCGCTCACTACTaagctgataataataaaaatagctactctcaataacaatgaatagtttataataataactatatgataAGAGTATATGacgtaacaacacaaaatattgtttactgtgtgtctgtgtagaACAGTGGTTCTTAACCTTTTTAGAACCACGGAAcacttataattgtataagatttTTGCGGAGCACTATAGgtcgtaaaataaaacaatatttacattttttttttttaataaaattacatatataatgATACTCGTATTTagtcaatgaaataatttaataaaattggtaaattatataaaataaatacaattttcaaagaaatttttaaattatttaatgtgataTTTGGGCCTAATGTTTGTtgcatatattttcaatatttggtCTCATATGTGAAAGTGCTACTCTCATTTCCTCTTCTATATTAGTTAGCCTTTCACGTTTTTTTgtcttaatatttgttaatgttGAAAATCCATGCTTGCATAAGtatgaagttgaaaattgtaataaaattctAATCgatttttcagaaatatttttaaactctgTTTGGATAGAAATCCAAAATTCTTCAACTGTTATTtcggtaaatttaattttgagtgtACGATCAGTTGACAACGTAATAAATTCCTCCCCTTCTTGTAACATGAActcataaattaatgtattgattgtaGAAAATGGATTACTTATTTTAGATTACTACTCTAACTAATTCATATTCGAACGCAATAGATAAATAGTGAGACGCTTGTGTCGCCGCGGCCGCGTTATCAcctattttcttataatttcactgatttttgatatttttgaaaatttatcttTTTACACGATTTTGACCATTTTCGCCCCCTTTTATATTTGATTCGCGTAGCTCGAGATCCCTCGAAGCCGCCAGTGTACGGTTTATATTCGTGCGCCGTCCGTAGCGTTCGCAAAGTCGATCGGAAAATGTGCTCCCGGCCGgactttttttcgttttcttcaTCCGTTTTGTCTTTTTGCACGCCGTTCGTGCCCGAATCCCACAGTAAACGTCTTTTAAAAGCCTTTAATagcttataatatgtattatattggttaatatattatgtatctatatgttatttattttataatttaattataataattgttcattgttatattaaaatacatattatatttgtttgtatatgtAGATTgtatatagtttgtatttttcgtaaattatttcgaatgttgtgtGATAGGGGGGTTTTCACACccggaatttaaaaaaatccaactcttataaaaacattttattgcgTCATTTTGTGATCTGTTCTTTCTGGATTAGTCCTAATCGTTATCCAAGTATACACAGAGTGATTCACagcatattaataaaatgttattttaatacagaAATACCATTGTAGACAAGCATCCtctttaacataatttttgatatGAGTAATTTAACTAAGtattatttaatctttattattattattatacaatattgta contains:
- the LOC132952440 gene encoding transmembrane protein 87A isoform X2; amino-acid sequence: MVLHYGQCEDNFVQYCVGSLFKGTEISIKISCSDLYNVSVGWILTEPQCWNDYLNLGPGLIKQLQIEDINNDVNTNNTYMNHVNSGEKIYSCASGVDLDDLSLYETNKTNNKALQRSNHRVYTVLTDGVYLLTATVKQDNRYVQSDDKFTANIEISMKGPHGYLSATNWPLLHFYGFMCFVYIFFGITWLVLLFMQWRDLLQIQFWIGAVILLGMVEKAAFYAEYHELNLTGHLDNIYGVMTMAEVISCLKRTLARTLVIIVSLGFGIVKPRLGPLLPKVLGVSSLYLAMSLMESYFRLSSNMSAEILLVELPLAALDSGIVCWIFAALTQTTRALRLRRNAVKLQLYTHFTNVLGFTVVTSTLFMLYSIKTQRLSDCGGNWKEQWLDDAFWHIEFSIILLVIMILWRPTNNNQRYAFTPLLDAPDDDRDETELFIKDTFNGDVKMRTTTNTNHNNSNVTPYKDYPASNSSTKSQTQLDDDLKWVEENIPGSLYETTVPILDYSEDDHNTAIERSKLQ
- the LOC132952440 gene encoding transmembrane protein 87A isoform X1 gives rise to the protein MLSNVLIHFLYCTFLAFTCHAVRPGEGSWSSIMDNDNFVQYCVGSLFKGTEISIKISCSDLYNVSVGWILTEPQCWNDYLNLGPGLIKQLQIEDINNDVNTNNTYMNHVNSGEKIYSCASGVDLDDLSLYETNKTNNKALQRSNHRVYTVLTDGVYLLTATVKQDNRYVQSDDKFTANIEISMKGPHGYLSATNWPLLHFYGFMCFVYIFFGITWLVLLFMQWRDLLQIQFWIGAVILLGMVEKAAFYAEYHELNLTGHLDNIYGVMTMAEVISCLKRTLARTLVIIVSLGFGIVKPRLGPLLPKVLGVSSLYLAMSLMESYFRLSSNMSAEILLVELPLAALDSGIVCWIFAALTQTTRALRLRRNAVKLQLYTHFTNVLGFTVVTSTLFMLYSIKTQRLSDCGGNWKEQWLDDAFWHIEFSIILLVIMILWRPTNNNQRYAFTPLLDAPDDDRDETELFIKDTFNGDVKMRTTTNTNHNNSNVTPYKDYPASNSSTKSQTQLDDDLKWVEENIPGSLYETTVPILDYSEDDHNTAIERSKLQ